The following coding sequences lie in one Rhizobium sp. ZPR4 genomic window:
- a CDS encoding UDP-glucuronic acid decarboxylase family protein — protein sequence MQQTKRILVTGGAGFLGSFLCERLLREKHEVICVDNFFTGRKSNVFHLLDNKSFEIVRHDITFPLYVEVDEIYNLACPASPVHYQFDPVQTTKTSVHGAINMLGLAKRVGAKILQASTSEVYGDPEIHPQQEEYWGRVNPIGPRSCYDEGKRCAETLFFDYWRQHKLQIKVARIFNTYGPRMRPDDGRVVSNFIVQALQNKPITVYGSGQQTRSFCYVDDLIDGLVRLMGTKDEVTGPINLGNPAEFTMLELANLAIELTGSRSTIKYLPLPEDDPRQRQPDISVASRELGWKPRVQLREGLARTIAYFEELLSSGRSHAIAAE from the coding sequence ATGCAGCAAACAAAGCGAATCCTGGTTACCGGCGGCGCAGGTTTTCTCGGCTCCTTCCTATGCGAACGGCTTTTGCGGGAAAAACACGAGGTTATCTGCGTAGACAATTTCTTTACAGGCCGGAAAAGCAATGTCTTTCATCTGCTTGACAACAAGTCCTTCGAAATCGTCCGCCACGACATCACCTTTCCCCTCTATGTGGAGGTGGATGAGATCTACAATCTTGCATGTCCAGCGAGCCCGGTTCATTACCAGTTCGATCCGGTGCAGACGACCAAGACCAGCGTCCACGGTGCGATCAACATGCTGGGGCTCGCCAAACGGGTCGGCGCCAAAATCCTGCAGGCCTCCACCTCCGAAGTCTATGGCGATCCCGAGATCCATCCACAACAGGAGGAATATTGGGGCCGGGTGAACCCGATAGGGCCGCGCTCCTGTTATGACGAAGGCAAGCGCTGCGCCGAGACCCTGTTCTTCGATTATTGGCGCCAGCACAAGCTGCAGATCAAGGTGGCGCGCATCTTCAACACCTACGGCCCAAGGATGCGCCCCGATGACGGCCGTGTCGTTTCCAACTTCATCGTGCAGGCGCTGCAGAACAAGCCGATAACGGTTTATGGCAGCGGCCAGCAGACGCGCTCGTTCTGCTATGTCGACGATCTTATCGACGGCCTGGTTCGCCTGATGGGAACAAAGGACGAGGTGACAGGCCCGATCAATCTCGGCAATCCAGCGGAATTTACGATGCTGGAGCTCGCCAACCTCGCGATAGAACTGACTGGAAGCCGCTCGACGATAAAATACCTGCCGTTGCCTGAGGATGATCCCAGACAACGGCAGCCGGATATCAGCGTCGCATCACGCGAACTCGGCTGGAAGCCGAGGGTTCAGTTGCGGGAAGGCCTTGCCAGAACTATCGCCTATTTCGAAGAGTTGCTGTCGTCAGGCCGTTCGCACGCGATCGCTGCCGAATGA
- the galE gene encoding UDP-glucose 4-epimerase GalE, producing the protein MRTVLVTGGAGYIGSHCCKAFAEAGWSVVTYDNLSRGWRDAVKWGPLVEGDIADAETVAATLRQYRPDVVAHFAAYAYVGESVEFPALYYRNNTFGTLVLIEEMLKAGVDRLIFSSTCASYGIPTRTPIDETHPQWPINPYGWSKFMIERMVEDFSRARGLNAVMLRYFNAAGCDPDGEIGERHEPETHVVPLAIEAAIRSGRTFTINGTDFDTRDGTAIRDYIHVSDLAQAHVFGGEKLLRDEGVHVYNLGTGNGTTVRELVDAVSRVSARSLPVAYGPRRAGDPPALVAAADKAERELGWVPRNSSIDRIIETALAWYRSRM; encoded by the coding sequence ATGAGGACGGTCCTTGTCACCGGCGGAGCCGGCTATATCGGATCGCATTGCTGCAAGGCCTTCGCTGAGGCCGGGTGGTCGGTTGTCACCTATGACAATCTCTCTCGCGGCTGGCGTGACGCCGTGAAATGGGGGCCGCTGGTCGAAGGCGACATTGCCGACGCCGAGACGGTCGCGGCAACGTTGCGCCAATACCGCCCGGATGTGGTCGCCCATTTCGCGGCCTATGCCTATGTCGGCGAATCCGTCGAGTTTCCTGCGCTCTACTATCGGAACAACACATTCGGGACGCTGGTTCTTATCGAGGAGATGCTGAAAGCAGGTGTCGACAGGCTGATCTTTTCAAGCACCTGCGCCTCCTATGGCATTCCGACCCGTACGCCGATCGACGAGACCCATCCGCAGTGGCCGATCAATCCCTATGGATGGTCGAAATTCATGATCGAGCGGATGGTGGAGGATTTCTCGCGCGCCCGCGGTCTCAACGCGGTGATGCTGCGATATTTCAATGCAGCCGGCTGCGATCCCGATGGCGAGATCGGTGAGCGGCACGAGCCCGAGACCCATGTCGTGCCGCTCGCCATAGAAGCGGCGATCAGATCTGGCCGAACCTTCACCATCAACGGCACCGACTTCGACACGCGCGACGGCACCGCCATCCGCGACTACATCCATGTCAGCGATCTCGCGCAGGCACATGTCTTTGGCGGAGAGAAGCTGTTGCGCGATGAGGGGGTGCATGTCTACAACCTCGGTACCGGCAACGGGACGACCGTTAGGGAATTGGTCGATGCTGTCAGCCGCGTTTCCGCGCGAAGCCTTCCCGTTGCCTATGGTCCCCGCAGAGCCGGCGATCCACCGGCTCTCGTCGCTGCGGCCGATAAAGCCGAGCGCGAGCTTGGATGGGTGCCCAGGAATTCCAGCATCGACAGGATCATCGAGACGGCACTCGCCTGGTATCGCAGCCGGATGTGA
- a CDS encoding glycosyltransferase family 4 protein, with the protein MTGYQTSKVIALFPWGDVIEEFLEPIGLELQDFVERMTGGWLFGYAAALSSVGHKPIIVCVSERVNRIECYEHSGTGTPIWVAPARRPWQGHSSAAYSLRRWCATPLSAFREILSRSRCDLLLAQEYEYTRFDALAWLARGLNLPLYATFQGGDRTLSWIEAAARQLSLRACRGLIVASAAERERLAKAYPRIAVDIANIPNPLDTREWQATARDEARANLGLPQDCFIVLNHGRIDIRRKGLDVLLKAWESFAGASGASTCRLVIIGSGQDNDAFAKLVRESELANVQWLSGYMTDRTLIRRWLSAADVYVTASRVEGMPVAPLEAMACGLPVIASDAQGLPDIFADGEASGGLMVGQEQPEEIARALARLRDDRALRVRLGASARQRVTEKFSIEAVGAALDNFLTTARK; encoded by the coding sequence ATGACAGGTTACCAGACGTCCAAGGTGATCGCCCTCTTCCCGTGGGGCGATGTGATCGAAGAGTTTCTCGAGCCGATCGGGCTTGAACTTCAGGACTTCGTCGAGCGGATGACGGGAGGCTGGCTGTTCGGCTATGCGGCGGCGCTGAGTTCGGTAGGCCACAAGCCGATCATCGTCTGTGTATCCGAGCGGGTGAACAGGATTGAGTGCTACGAACACTCGGGTACGGGGACACCGATCTGGGTTGCACCGGCAAGGCGGCCTTGGCAAGGCCATTCGTCTGCCGCCTACAGCCTGAGGCGCTGGTGTGCAACGCCGCTTTCCGCCTTCCGCGAGATCCTTTCCCGCTCCAGATGCGATCTGCTGCTTGCCCAGGAGTATGAATACACGCGTTTCGATGCACTGGCATGGCTGGCGCGGGGCTTAAACCTCCCTCTCTATGCCACCTTTCAGGGAGGCGATCGTACACTCTCCTGGATCGAGGCTGCCGCAAGACAGCTTTCGCTACGCGCCTGCCGCGGTCTGATCGTTGCTTCAGCCGCAGAGCGCGAGCGCCTTGCCAAGGCCTATCCGCGCATTGCTGTCGATATCGCGAATATCCCCAATCCACTGGATACGCGGGAATGGCAAGCGACGGCTCGCGATGAGGCGCGAGCAAATCTCGGCCTGCCGCAGGATTGCTTCATCGTCCTCAATCACGGGCGCATCGATATCCGCCGCAAGGGGCTTGATGTGCTTCTGAAAGCCTGGGAGAGCTTTGCTGGTGCTTCTGGTGCTTCTACCTGCCGATTGGTGATTATTGGCTCGGGCCAGGACAATGATGCTTTCGCAAAGCTCGTTCGCGAAAGCGAATTGGCAAACGTGCAATGGTTGTCCGGCTACATGACGGACCGAACCTTGATCCGGCGCTGGCTATCGGCTGCAGATGTCTATGTCACAGCCTCGCGCGTCGAGGGCATGCCGGTTGCGCCATTGGAAGCCATGGCCTGCGGCCTTCCCGTCATCGCTTCGGATGCTCAGGGGTTGCCGGACATCTTTGCCGACGGAGAAGCTTCGGGTGGCCTGATGGTCGGGCAGGAGCAGCCGGAGGAAATTGCGCGGGCCTTGGCAAGATTGAGAGACGATAGAGCTCTTCGGGTGCGACTGGGCGCATCTGCCCGACAGCGGGTAACGGAAAAATTTTCGATCGAAGCGGTTGGCGCCGCTCTCGATAATTTTCTGACAACAGCACGCAAGTAA